A genomic region of Streptomyces sp. NBC_00247 contains the following coding sequences:
- the guaA gene encoding glutamine-hydrolyzing GMP synthase, with the protein MPAAPPAAPDMTTDVVLVVDFGAQYAQLIARRVREARVYSEIVPSTMPVAEMLAKNPRAIILSGGPSSVYAEGAPSIDRSLFEAGVPVFGMCYGFQLMATTLGGTVDDNGAREYGRTPLTVTKSGSTLFEGTPDEQAVWMSHGDACSAAPEGFTVTASTDVVPVAAFENDEKKLYGVQYHPEVMHSTHGQQILEHFLYRGAGIEPTWTTTNVVEEQVALIREQVGTKRAICGLSGGVDSAVAAALVQKAIGSQLTCVYVDHGLMRKGETEQVEKDFVAATGVQLKVVDAEKRFLDALAGVSDPEQKRKIIGREFIRVFEQAQAEIIAEGAADGEQVAFLVQGTLYPDVVESGGGTGTANIKSHHNVGGLPDDIEFELIEPLRQLFKDEVRMVGQELGLPEEIVQRQPFPGPGLGIRIVGDVTKERLDLLREADAIAREELTAAGLDREIWQCPVVLLADVRSVGVQGDGRTYGHPIVLRPVSSEDAMTADWSRLPYETLAKISTRITNEVADVNRVVLDVTSKPPGTIEWE; encoded by the coding sequence GTGCCAGCAGCACCCCCCGCCGCCCCCGACATGACCACCGACGTGGTTCTCGTCGTCGACTTCGGCGCGCAGTACGCCCAGCTCATCGCCCGCCGCGTCCGTGAGGCCCGGGTCTACAGCGAGATCGTCCCGTCCACCATGCCGGTGGCCGAGATGCTGGCGAAGAACCCCCGCGCGATCATCCTGTCCGGCGGCCCGTCCTCGGTGTACGCGGAGGGCGCGCCCTCGATCGACCGCTCGCTGTTCGAGGCCGGGGTGCCGGTCTTCGGCATGTGCTACGGCTTCCAGCTGATGGCGACCACGCTCGGCGGCACCGTCGACGACAACGGTGCCCGCGAGTACGGCCGTACCCCGCTCACCGTCACGAAGTCGGGCTCCACCCTCTTCGAGGGCACCCCCGACGAGCAGGCCGTCTGGATGTCGCACGGCGACGCCTGCTCCGCCGCTCCCGAGGGCTTCACCGTGACCGCGTCCACCGACGTCGTCCCGGTCGCCGCCTTCGAGAACGACGAGAAGAAGCTCTACGGCGTCCAGTACCACCCGGAGGTCATGCACTCGACCCACGGGCAGCAGATCCTGGAGCACTTCCTCTACCGCGGCGCGGGCATCGAGCCGACCTGGACGACCACCAACGTCGTCGAGGAACAGGTCGCTCTCATCCGCGAGCAGGTCGGCACCAAGCGCGCCATCTGCGGCCTCTCCGGCGGCGTGGACTCCGCGGTCGCCGCGGCCCTCGTGCAGAAGGCCATCGGCTCCCAGCTCACCTGCGTCTACGTCGACCACGGTCTGATGCGCAAGGGCGAGACCGAGCAGGTCGAGAAGGACTTCGTGGCCGCCACCGGCGTCCAGCTGAAGGTCGTCGACGCCGAGAAGCGCTTCCTCGACGCGCTCGCCGGAGTCTCCGACCCGGAGCAGAAGCGGAAGATCATCGGCCGCGAGTTCATCCGCGTCTTCGAGCAGGCCCAGGCGGAGATCATCGCCGAGGGCGCGGCCGACGGCGAGCAGGTCGCCTTCCTCGTGCAGGGCACCCTCTACCCGGACGTCGTCGAGTCCGGCGGCGGCACCGGCACCGCCAACATCAAGTCGCACCACAACGTCGGCGGTCTCCCCGACGACATCGAGTTCGAGCTGATCGAGCCGCTGCGCCAGCTGTTCAAGGACGAGGTCCGGATGGTCGGCCAGGAGCTCGGCCTGCCGGAGGAGATCGTCCAGCGCCAGCCGTTCCCCGGTCCCGGCCTGGGCATCCGCATCGTCGGCGACGTCACCAAGGAGCGCCTCGACCTGCTGCGCGAGGCCGACGCCATCGCCCGCGAGGAGCTGACGGCCGCCGGTCTCGACCGAGAGATCTGGCAGTGCCCGGTGGTCCTCCTCGCCGACGTCCGCTCGGTCGGCGTCCAGGGCGACGGCCGCACCTACGGTCACCCGATCGTGCTGCGCCCGGTGTCCTCCGAGGACGCCATGACGGCCGACTGGTCGCGCCTGCCGTACGAGACGCTGGCGAAGATCTCCACCCGCATCACCAACGAGGTCGCCGACGTCAACCGCGTCGTCCTCGACGTGACGAGCAAGCCGCCGGGGACCATCGAGTGGGAGTGA